One part of the bacterium genome encodes these proteins:
- the guaA gene encoding glutamine-hydrolyzing GMP synthase, with the protein MTRAQVPATDDLIVVLDFGAQYSQLIARRVRELRVYSLILPFDTPLAELMALRPKGLILSGGPNSVYDAGAPHCDPALFTSGIPILGICYGMQLMAHVLGGQTGPAARREYGRTRLFVDESPDALFGGLERRLIGWMSHGDCVARLPEGFETLAHSDHTPYAAIAHRPRRLYGLQFHPEVSHTPWGTDVLRNFLYTVCGCSPSWEMASFIDRSVDEIRARVGTGRAICALSGGVDSSAAAALVFRAIGERLTCVFVDHGLLRQGESEGVVSVFRDHFGMPLVHVDARRRFLERLSSIVDPERKRILIGREFITVFAEEASRLDRPEWLVQGTLYPDVIESGTRTAARIKTHHNVGGLPDVMPFRLIEPFRTLFKDEVRVVARTLGLPDEMVGRHPFPGPGLAIRVLGDVTDARLETLRAADAIVREELRRAGLTREVWQAFAVLLPVHTVGVAGDARTYGQVVAIRVITSEDGMTADWARLPADLLETMSNRITGEVPGVSRVVYDVTSKPPATIEWE; encoded by the coding sequence GTGACGCGCGCGCAGGTTCCCGCGACGGACGACCTGATCGTCGTGCTCGACTTCGGGGCGCAGTACAGCCAATTGATCGCCCGGCGCGTCCGCGAGCTCCGCGTCTACAGCCTCATCCTGCCGTTCGACACGCCGCTCGCGGAGCTGATGGCGTTGCGGCCGAAGGGGCTGATCCTCTCCGGCGGCCCCAACAGCGTCTACGACGCCGGGGCGCCGCACTGCGATCCGGCGCTGTTCACGTCCGGGATTCCGATCCTCGGCATCTGCTACGGCATGCAGCTGATGGCGCACGTGCTGGGCGGGCAGACCGGCCCCGCCGCGCGCCGGGAGTACGGCCGCACGCGCCTCTTCGTCGACGAGTCGCCCGACGCACTCTTTGGGGGCCTCGAGCGGCGGCTGATCGGCTGGATGAGCCACGGCGACTGCGTCGCGCGGCTGCCGGAGGGCTTCGAGACGCTCGCCCACTCCGACCATACACCCTACGCCGCGATCGCGCACCGGCCGCGCCGCCTCTACGGCCTGCAGTTTCACCCCGAGGTCTCGCACACGCCGTGGGGCACGGACGTCCTGCGCAACTTCCTCTATACGGTCTGCGGCTGTTCGCCCTCGTGGGAGATGGCGTCGTTCATCGACCGTTCGGTCGATGAGATCCGGGCCCGGGTCGGGACGGGGCGGGCGATCTGTGCGCTGAGCGGCGGCGTCGACTCTTCCGCGGCGGCCGCCTTGGTTTTCCGGGCGATCGGCGAGCGGCTGACCTGCGTCTTCGTCGACCACGGGCTGCTGCGCCAGGGGGAGTCGGAGGGTGTCGTGTCGGTGTTCCGCGACCACTTCGGGATGCCGCTCGTGCACGTCGACGCCCGGCGCCGGTTCCTCGAGCGCCTCTCGAGCATCGTCGATCCGGAAAGGAAACGGATCCTCATCGGCCGCGAGTTCATCACCGTGTTCGCGGAGGAGGCGTCGCGGCTCGACCGGCCGGAGTGGCTCGTGCAGGGCACGCTGTACCCCGACGTCATCGAGAGCGGCACCCGGACCGCGGCGCGCATCAAAACCCACCACAACGTCGGCGGGCTGCCGGACGTGATGCCGTTCCGTCTGATCGAGCCGTTCCGGACGCTCTTCAAGGACGAGGTGCGGGTGGTCGCGCGGACGCTCGGGCTGCCGGACGAGATGGTGGGGCGGCATCCGTTCCCGGGCCCCGGCCTCGCGATCCGGGTGCTCGGCGACGTCACCGATGCGCGGCTCGAGACGCTGCGCGCGGCGGACGCGATCGTGCGCGAAGAGCTCCGCCGCGCCGGCCTGACCCGGGAAGTGTGGCAGGCCTTTGCGGTGTTGCTGCCCGTGCACACGGTCGGCGTTGCCGGCGACGCCCGTACCTACGGGCAGGTGGTGGCCATCCGCGTCATCACGAGCGAAGACGGCATGACGGCCGACTGGGCGCGGCTGCCCGCCGACCTCCTCGAAACGATGAGCAACCGGATCACGGGCGAGGTGCCCGGCGTCAGCCGCGTGGTCTACGACGTCACCAGTAAGCCTCCCGCGACCATCGAGTGGGAGTGA
- the pyrF gene encoding orotidine-5'-phosphate decarboxylase translates to MERRTDPRDRLIVALDTPSLPEAEALADLLAGAVRWFKIGPHLFTAAGPAAVAAIRRRGEIFLDLKFHDIPSTVAAGVEAAARLGASLCNVHALGGRAMLEAASRAAREAPPGPSGRMRVIGVTLLTSDDAATLEEIGVKGDPAAEALRLARLAQVGGLDGVVASPLDAAAVRKACGPDFLIVTPGIRPEGSDRDDQRRTETPAAAIAAGADMLVVGRAITRARDSRAAAEEILRQMGGGGRG, encoded by the coding sequence ATGGAACGCCGCACCGATCCGCGCGACCGGCTGATCGTCGCCCTCGACACGCCGTCGCTCCCCGAGGCGGAGGCGCTCGCGGACCTGCTGGCCGGCGCCGTGCGGTGGTTCAAGATCGGCCCGCACCTGTTCACCGCGGCGGGGCCCGCCGCGGTGGCCGCGATCCGCCGGCGCGGTGAAATCTTTCTCGACCTGAAGTTTCACGACATTCCCTCGACCGTCGCCGCGGGCGTCGAGGCCGCCGCGCGTCTCGGGGCTTCGCTCTGCAACGTGCACGCCCTCGGCGGGCGCGCGATGCTCGAGGCCGCGTCACGCGCGGCACGCGAAGCGCCGCCCGGCCCGAGCGGGCGCATGCGGGTCATCGGGGTCACGCTGCTGACCAGCGATGACGCCGCCACCCTCGAGGAGATCGGCGTAAAGGGAGACCCGGCCGCGGAAGCTCTTCGCCTCGCGCGGCTGGCGCAGGTCGGGGGGCTCGACGGCGTCGTCGCCTCGCCGCTCGACGCGGCGGCGGTGCGGAAGGCGTGCGGCCCCGACTTTCTCATCGTCACTCCCGGCATCCGACCGGAAGGCAGCGATCGCGACGATCAGCGGCGCACCGAGACGCCGGCCGCGGCGATCGCGGCCGGCGCGGACATGCTCGTCGTCGGACGGGCGATCACCCGCGCCCGCGACTCACGCGCCGCTGCCGAGGAGATTCTCCGGCAGATGGGCGGCGGGGGACGCGGTTAG
- the hpt gene encoding hypoxanthine phosphoribosyltransferase, which translates to MLDDVAEVLIREDELAERIADLGRQISRDYDGKTPLFVGILKGASLFLSDLIRQVSVPCMLDFIATSAYGSGTENSGIVRILKDLDQTIEGRHVVIVDDIIDTGFTMDYLLETLKARYPASLRVCALLDKVTRRRRHVPIDYRGFEIPDKFVVGYGLDYAGIYRNLPFICVLKPEVYT; encoded by the coding sequence CTGCTGGACGACGTCGCCGAGGTGCTGATCCGCGAGGATGAACTCGCGGAACGCATCGCGGACCTCGGACGGCAGATCAGCAGAGACTACGACGGCAAGACCCCGCTGTTCGTCGGCATTTTGAAGGGCGCGTCGCTGTTCCTCTCCGATCTGATCCGCCAGGTGTCCGTGCCGTGCATGCTCGACTTCATCGCGACGAGCGCGTACGGATCGGGCACCGAGAACTCCGGCATCGTCCGCATCCTGAAAGACCTCGACCAGACGATCGAAGGGCGCCACGTCGTGATCGTAGACGACATCATCGACACCGGTTTCACCATGGACTACCTGCTGGAGACGCTGAAGGCGCGGTATCCTGCGAGCCTGCGCGTGTGTGCGCTGCTCGACAAGGTGACGCGACGGCGGCGCCACGTGCCGATCGACTACCGCGGGTTCGAGATTCCGGACAAGTTCGTCGTCGGATACGGCCTCGACTACGCCGGCATCTACCGGAATCTGCCCTTTATTTGTGTCCTGAAGCCCGAGGTGTACACGTGA
- a CDS encoding UvrD-helicase domain-containing protein, protein MPEAESTLETLLNPRQLEAVRHGEGPLLVLAGAGSGKTRVLTYRIASLIRDRGVPPSGILAVTFTNKAAGEMRERLAALLGPQASRALWIGTFHATCSRLLRKSGEPAGVDRRFVIYDGDDQRTLMRDTLRALDLDDRRFPPAVVLHEISRAKNELIDHVAYAARAETARESMLARVYAAYQRRLDDARALDFDDLLLRTVQLLRGAPDVLARYQDRFRHILVDEYQDTNHAQYMLVGLLARRHRNLCVVGDDDQAIYRWRGADVRNILEFERDYPEARIVALEQNYRSTQRILAVAGAVIRNNPHRHPKTLWTANPEGAPVTLYEAFDGYEEARHAGEQIRVHHSRGGRFGDAAVLYRTHAQSRQFEEMFLRLGIPYQIVGGVRFYERAEVKDLLAYLRVAFNPADEAGLRRVVNVPRRGVGDTTLRRLDAHARESGVTLWEALRRTARGGAEGGGAAGVTGAVRAGLTQFADLVEDLAGFAADHSARDVLLRAIDRTGYRRLLESEGTDDAYARLENLEELAAVAQEVEAMSGEGTLEAFLEHLALQTEVDTFEERPDRVTLMTLHSAKGLEFPVVVLAGLEEGLFPHMRALEEDVDLAEERRLCYVGMTRARSRLLLTYARQRTTYGTTRPGLPSRFLAEIPAEAVERVATPRTETGDWPEEDQRPVPEVDVGDTVRHKTFGVGRVLEVDGEGPRAIITVRFDGPAGTKRLALGYAPLQRIAVDAVQPGGRPG, encoded by the coding sequence TTGCCCGAAGCTGAATCCACGCTCGAAACGCTGCTGAATCCACGTCAGCTCGAGGCGGTGCGGCACGGAGAGGGGCCGCTGCTCGTCCTCGCCGGCGCCGGGTCGGGCAAGACCCGCGTTCTCACCTACCGTATCGCGTCGCTGATCCGCGACCGCGGCGTACCGCCGTCCGGCATCCTCGCCGTGACCTTCACGAACAAGGCGGCGGGGGAGATGCGCGAGCGCCTCGCCGCACTTCTCGGCCCGCAGGCGTCGCGGGCGCTGTGGATCGGGACGTTTCATGCGACGTGCAGCCGGCTTCTACGGAAGTCGGGAGAGCCGGCCGGCGTCGATCGGCGGTTCGTCATCTACGACGGAGACGACCAGCGCACGCTGATGCGCGACACGCTTCGGGCGCTCGATCTCGACGACCGCCGATTTCCCCCCGCGGTCGTCCTGCACGAGATCAGCCGCGCGAAGAACGAGCTGATCGACCACGTCGCCTACGCCGCGCGGGCCGAGACCGCCCGTGAATCGATGCTGGCTCGAGTATACGCGGCCTACCAGCGCCGGCTCGACGACGCACGGGCGCTCGACTTCGACGATCTGCTGCTGCGGACGGTGCAGCTGTTGCGGGGCGCGCCCGACGTGCTGGCGCGGTACCAGGACCGGTTCCGGCACATCCTTGTCGACGAGTACCAGGACACCAACCACGCGCAGTACATGCTGGTCGGGCTGCTCGCCCGCCGCCACCGCAACCTGTGCGTCGTCGGCGACGACGATCAGGCGATCTACCGGTGGCGCGGCGCCGACGTCCGGAATATCTTGGAGTTCGAGCGGGACTACCCGGAGGCGCGGATCGTCGCGCTGGAGCAGAATTACCGCTCGACGCAGCGCATCCTCGCCGTCGCCGGCGCGGTGATCCGGAACAATCCGCACCGCCATCCGAAGACGCTCTGGACCGCGAACCCCGAGGGCGCGCCGGTGACGCTGTACGAGGCGTTCGACGGCTACGAGGAGGCGCGGCATGCCGGCGAGCAGATCCGCGTCCACCACTCCCGCGGTGGACGCTTCGGCGACGCCGCGGTGCTCTACCGGACCCACGCGCAGTCCCGGCAGTTCGAGGAGATGTTTCTGCGCCTCGGGATCCCGTATCAGATCGTCGGCGGCGTCCGTTTCTACGAGCGCGCCGAGGTCAAGGACCTGCTCGCGTACCTGCGGGTGGCCTTCAACCCGGCCGACGAGGCGGGGCTGCGCCGGGTCGTGAACGTTCCCCGCCGCGGCGTCGGCGACACCACCCTGCGGCGGCTCGACGCCCACGCGCGGGAGTCCGGCGTCACCTTGTGGGAGGCGCTGCGCCGCACGGCTCGCGGAGGCGCGGAGGGCGGCGGGGCCGCGGGGGTCACGGGCGCCGTCCGCGCGGGCCTCACCCAGTTCGCCGACCTCGTCGAGGATCTGGCCGGGTTTGCCGCGGACCATTCCGCGCGCGACGTGCTGCTGCGCGCGATCGATCGCACGGGCTACCGCCGCCTGCTGGAGTCCGAAGGAACGGACGACGCCTACGCGCGCCTCGAGAACCTCGAAGAGCTCGCCGCGGTCGCCCAGGAAGTGGAGGCGATGAGCGGGGAGGGGACCCTGGAAGCCTTCCTGGAGCATCTCGCGCTGCAGACCGAGGTCGACACGTTCGAGGAGCGTCCCGACCGCGTGACGCTCATGACACTGCACAGCGCGAAGGGCCTCGAATTTCCGGTGGTCGTGCTGGCGGGGCTCGAGGAAGGCCTCTTCCCGCACATGCGCGCCCTGGAGGAAGACGTCGACCTGGCGGAGGAGCGCCGGTTGTGCTACGTGGGCATGACGCGCGCGCGCAGCCGTCTGCTCTTGACCTACGCCCGGCAGCGGACCACGTACGGCACCACCCGGCCCGGCCTGCCGTCCCGGTTTCTCGCCGAGATCCCCGCGGAGGCCGTCGAGCGCGTCGCGACGCCGCGCACCGAGACCGGCGACTGGCCGGAGGAAGATCAGCGTCCCGTGCCTGAGGTCGACGTCGGCGATACGGTGCGACACAAGACGTTCGGCGTCGGCCGCGTGCTGGAGGTGGACGGCGAAGGGCCGCGCGCCATCATCACGGTCCGGTTCGACGGCCCGGCGGGGACCAAGCGGCTCGCGCTCGGCTACGCACCGCTCCAGCGCATCGCGGTCGACGCCGTACAACCCGGCGGCCGTCCCGGCTAA
- a CDS encoding ABC transporter permease, which produces MLRYILRRLLLLGPLLFGITLVSWAAIQLVPGSGNYFQSLVLQYPQISPQTIAALKAQFGMDQPPWVQYFRWLWSIVHLDFGLSFAYNVPVTWLIGSRALNTLLLSLASLVVAWSVALPLGIYSAVHQYSVTDGVLNTAAFVAISIPSFFSALLLLYAAYWSHLLPLQGLTSVDFDTYPWWGKAFDVAKHLVLPTIALGLFSVGGLMRYMRNNLLEVLRSDYVKTARAKGLAERRVIYRHAVRNAINPLVTFFGFELGGLLSGAAFVENIMGYPGLGRLILEALLKKDVFVVMASLLLGSVMLILGNLTADILLAYVDPRIRYD; this is translated from the coding sequence ATGCTCCGCTATATCCTGCGCCGCCTGCTGCTCCTGGGGCCGCTGCTCTTCGGCATCACGCTGGTGAGCTGGGCGGCGATCCAGCTCGTGCCCGGCTCGGGCAACTACTTCCAGTCGCTCGTGCTGCAGTATCCGCAGATCAGTCCGCAGACGATCGCGGCGCTCAAGGCGCAGTTCGGGATGGACCAGCCGCCGTGGGTGCAGTACTTCCGGTGGCTGTGGAGCATCGTGCACCTCGACTTCGGCCTCTCGTTCGCCTACAACGTCCCCGTGACGTGGCTGATCGGTAGCCGCGCGCTCAACACGCTGCTGCTGTCGCTTGCGTCGCTCGTCGTCGCGTGGTCGGTCGCGCTGCCGCTCGGCATCTACTCCGCGGTGCACCAGTACTCGGTAACGGACGGTGTTCTTAACACGGCGGCGTTCGTGGCGATCTCGATCCCGTCGTTCTTCAGCGCCCTGCTGCTGCTGTACGCCGCTTACTGGAGCCACCTGCTGCCGCTGCAGGGGCTCACGAGCGTGGACTTCGACACCTACCCGTGGTGGGGCAAGGCGTTCGACGTCGCCAAACACCTCGTGCTGCCGACGATCGCGCTCGGCCTCTTCTCCGTCGGCGGCCTGATGCGCTACATGCGCAACAACCTGCTCGAGGTGCTGCGCTCGGACTACGTCAAGACCGCGCGGGCAAAGGGCCTCGCCGAGCGCCGTGTCATCTACCGGCACGCCGTGCGCAACGCCATCAACCCGCTCGTCACGTTCTTCGGGTTCGAGCTCGGCGGCCTCCTGAGCGGCGCCGCGTTCGTGGAGAACATCATGGGCTATCCGGGTCTCGGCCGGCTGATCCTCGAGGCGCTGCTCAAGAAGGACGTCTTCGTGGTCATGGCGAGCCTGCTGCTCGGCAGCGTGATGTTGATCCTCGGCAACCTCACCGCCGATATCCTGCTGGCGTATGTCGACCCGCGCATCCGGTATGACTAG
- a CDS encoding GuaB3 family IMP dehydrogenase-related protein — MEFIGKGRAARRTYGFEEIALVPASATVDPEDVDTSWDVAGRTFALPVIAAAMDSVVDAGMAVALSKLGAMAVLNLEGVQTRYSNPREVLDRLADAAPDRVVGVMQDVYREPIKDELVGRRVAEIRAGGGVPVVSTTPAGAARLAPLAAEAGAEILLVQSTVITEQHRSERGRALSLRDLVTHTKIPVMAGNCVSYEAALQLFESGVSAVFVGVGPGAACTSRKVLGVGVPQATAVMDVAAARAEFARRTGRHVPIVADGGISVGGEIAKSIACGADAVMLGSLFARAEEAPGRGFHWGMATPHAALPRGTRINVRSTGTLRDILFGPARVDDGSQNLIEALRTAMGMCGARTVRQMQQAEVIIAPALVTEGKTMQIAQRVGQGR, encoded by the coding sequence ATGGAGTTCATAGGGAAGGGCCGCGCCGCACGGAGGACGTACGGCTTCGAGGAGATCGCGCTCGTGCCGGCGTCGGCGACGGTCGATCCGGAAGACGTCGACACCTCGTGGGACGTTGCCGGACGGACGTTCGCGCTGCCGGTCATCGCGGCGGCGATGGACAGCGTCGTGGACGCCGGCATGGCGGTCGCCCTCTCCAAGCTCGGCGCGATGGCGGTCCTCAATCTCGAAGGCGTTCAGACGCGCTATTCCAACCCGCGCGAAGTGCTGGACAGGCTCGCCGACGCGGCGCCGGACCGCGTCGTCGGCGTGATGCAGGACGTGTACCGCGAGCCGATCAAGGACGAGCTCGTCGGCCGGCGCGTGGCGGAGATCCGCGCGGGCGGCGGCGTGCCCGTGGTCTCGACGACGCCGGCCGGAGCCGCGCGCCTTGCGCCCCTCGCGGCGGAGGCCGGCGCCGAGATCCTGCTCGTGCAGTCCACCGTCATCACCGAGCAGCACCGCAGCGAGCGCGGCCGCGCGCTGTCGCTGCGGGACCTCGTCACGCACACGAAGATTCCGGTCATGGCCGGCAACTGCGTCTCGTATGAAGCGGCGCTGCAGCTGTTCGAGTCCGGTGTGTCCGCGGTGTTCGTCGGGGTCGGGCCGGGCGCGGCGTGCACGAGCCGGAAGGTGCTGGGCGTCGGCGTGCCGCAGGCGACGGCGGTCATGGACGTCGCCGCGGCGCGCGCCGAGTTTGCGCGGCGCACCGGCCGCCACGTGCCGATCGTGGCGGACGGCGGGATCTCGGTCGGCGGGGAGATCGCGAAGTCGATCGCCTGCGGCGCCGACGCGGTCATGCTGGGCTCGCTGTTCGCGCGCGCCGAGGAGGCGCCGGGCCGCGGCTTCCACTGGGGGATGGCGACGCCGCACGCGGCGCTGCCGCGCGGCACCCGGATCAACGTGCGCAGCACGGGTACCCTGCGCGACATCCTCTTTGGGCCGGCCCGCGTCGACGACGGCTCGCAAAACCTCATCGAGGCGCTGCGCACCGCGATGGGCATGTGCGGGGCCCGCACGGTGCGGCAGATGCAGCAGGCGGAAGTGATCATCGCCCCCGCGCTGGTCACCGAGGGCAAGACGATGCAGATCGCGCAGCGGGTGGGGCAGGGGCGGTGA
- a CDS encoding ABC transporter substrate-binding protein, which translates to MRFVICALVATSLFMPPAWGAAAPSRHPSLPGLPNPKVMNGDAGKFGGEFLDSQVSDPRTFNPVLAQETSSTGPLGTLFDGLVEDNGETTETEPALAESWKTSPDGRTWTFVLRQGLQWDDGRPLTADDVVFTFGVIFDKNIPNSLADVLSVAGKPIQVAKVDARTVQFKTAEPFGPFLRTIGVSILPRHKLEDAYKAGKFKQTWGVNTSPKDLVGSGPYIMTEYRPAERISYVRNPRYWKADAQGRRLPYIDRVVLRIVPSQEALRLLFQGKQTDSYGLRPKEYAAFKRDEKSGNYTVFDGGPTFGTEFLVFNQNPRSGMPDYKLKWFQNQKFRQAVAYATDRQAIINQVFAGHAVAQYGPESPADKFFFNPHVTQYPYDLGKAAQVLAEAGFKKGSDGALRDADGHAVEFVISTNSDNQDRVAIANIMRQDLTQLGMHVTLVPEAFNTLVNKLVESFKWETMVLGLTGGIEPHNGQNVWNSSGSLHMWNPKEPKPATAWEAQIDRYFTLGATTVDQNRRREYYYQYQAIVAEQVPVVYTAIPNAYVAVRNKFGNIRFTAFGGPFWNFPAVFIK; encoded by the coding sequence GTGCGATTTGTCATTTGTGCGCTCGTCGCGACGAGCCTCTTCATGCCGCCGGCATGGGGGGCGGCCGCGCCGTCCCGCCATCCCAGCCTGCCGGGCCTGCCCAATCCCAAGGTCATGAACGGCGACGCCGGCAAGTTCGGCGGCGAGTTTCTCGATTCGCAGGTCAGCGACCCCCGGACATTCAACCCGGTCCTGGCGCAGGAGACGTCGTCGACGGGCCCGCTCGGGACCCTCTTCGACGGCCTCGTCGAGGACAACGGCGAGACGACCGAGACCGAGCCCGCGCTCGCGGAATCGTGGAAGACCAGCCCCGACGGCAGAACGTGGACGTTTGTCCTGCGCCAGGGTCTGCAGTGGGACGACGGCCGGCCGCTGACGGCGGACGACGTCGTGTTCACCTTCGGCGTTATTTTCGACAAGAACATTCCGAACAGTCTCGCCGACGTGCTGAGCGTTGCGGGCAAGCCCATCCAGGTCGCCAAGGTCGACGCGCGCACGGTCCAATTCAAGACCGCGGAGCCGTTCGGCCCCTTCCTTCGCACGATCGGCGTCTCGATTCTGCCGCGCCACAAGCTGGAGGACGCCTACAAAGCCGGCAAGTTCAAACAGACCTGGGGCGTGAACACCTCGCCCAAGGATCTCGTGGGTTCCGGGCCCTACATCATGACCGAGTACCGGCCGGCGGAGCGCATTTCATACGTGCGCAATCCACGCTACTGGAAGGCGGACGCGCAGGGACGCCGGCTGCCCTACATCGACCGAGTCGTCCTGCGCATCGTGCCGAGTCAGGAGGCGCTGCGCCTGCTCTTCCAGGGCAAGCAGACCGACAGCTACGGCCTCCGGCCCAAGGAATACGCGGCGTTCAAGCGGGACGAGAAGTCCGGAAACTACACGGTCTTCGACGGCGGGCCGACGTTCGGCACCGAGTTTCTCGTGTTCAACCAGAATCCGCGCAGCGGAATGCCGGACTACAAGCTCAAGTGGTTCCAGAACCAGAAGTTCCGCCAGGCGGTGGCGTACGCCACGGACCGCCAGGCGATCATCAACCAGGTCTTCGCGGGGCACGCCGTGGCGCAGTACGGTCCGGAGAGCCCGGCGGACAAGTTCTTCTTCAATCCGCACGTGACGCAGTATCCGTATGACCTCGGCAAGGCCGCGCAGGTTCTCGCCGAGGCCGGCTTCAAGAAGGGCTCGGACGGCGCCCTGCGGGATGCCGACGGGCACGCCGTCGAGTTCGTGATCAGCACGAACTCGGACAACCAGGACCGGGTGGCGATCGCGAACATCATGCGGCAGGACCTCACCCAGCTCGGCATGCACGTCACGCTGGTGCCCGAGGCGTTCAACACGCTCGTCAACAAACTGGTGGAGTCGTTCAAGTGGGAGACGATGGTGCTCGGCCTCACCGGCGGGATCGAGCCGCACAACGGCCAGAACGTCTGGAATTCCTCCGGCAGCCTCCACATGTGGAACCCGAAGGAACCGAAGCCGGCGACGGCGTGGGAGGCCCAGATCGACCGGTACTTCACGCTCGGTGCGACGACGGTCGACCAGAACCGGCGCCGCGAGTACTACTACCAGTATCAGGCGATCGTCGCCGAGCAGGTGCCGGTGGTGTACACCGCCATTCCGAACGCCTACGTCGCCGTCCGGAACAAGTTCGGCAACATTCGGTTCACCGCGTTCGGCGGGCCGTTCTGGAACTTCCCCGCGGTCTTCATCAAATAG